Genomic DNA from Nitrososphaerales archaeon:
GTGCTGACAACCAGCGCTCCATTATCTGAAATATGCAGCAGGTACAATGTTCAGCCATCCATGGTGTACAAGTGGAAGCAGGACTTCATAGATGGCGGTAGCAGGGCATTAGCTGGAAAGGTTGCATCTGGTAGAGAGAAACAGCTTGAAAGAGAGAACAGGAAGCTGAAGGAGATAGTGGCAGATCTGACACTG
This window encodes:
- a CDS encoding transposase; this encodes MARKKWTAEEKTRIVMEVLTTSAPLSEICSRYNVQPSMVYKWKQDFIDGGSRALAGKVASGREKQLERENRKLKEIVADLTL